One genomic window of Trichlorobacter lovleyi includes the following:
- a CDS encoding methylenetetrahydrofolate reductase: MKIADKLATGCRFVSVEYFPPKERQDWPAFFKVVERLASLNPLFASVTYGAGGSNQDATLEIVTHMQQQLGLETMAHLTCVGAQADRLNRFLDDLSKAGIRNILALRGDPPLETPVEQLTESPFHFASDLVSFVGQSHPEMGVAVAAYPETHPEAISPEADLGYLKLKMDLGGAFAVTQLFFDNQLYFDFVKRAQGRGITKLIIPGILPVLNLKMIERIKQLSGAFIPPDFMAALEAADQRGGAAEVRKVGVAHARKQAEELLASGVQGVHLYTFNKAEAILELTEGLLP; this comes from the coding sequence ATGAAGATAGCTGACAAACTTGCAACCGGTTGCCGTTTTGTCTCGGTGGAATACTTCCCCCCCAAGGAGCGCCAGGACTGGCCTGCCTTTTTCAAGGTGGTAGAACGTCTGGCCAGCCTGAACCCGCTGTTTGCCTCGGTCACCTATGGCGCCGGCGGCAGCAATCAGGACGCAACCCTTGAGATTGTGACCCATATGCAGCAGCAGCTGGGGCTGGAGACCATGGCCCACCTAACCTGCGTGGGTGCCCAGGCAGACCGCTTGAACCGTTTTCTTGACGACCTGTCAAAGGCCGGTATCCGGAACATCCTGGCCCTGCGTGGTGACCCTCCCCTGGAAACACCGGTGGAGCAGCTGACTGAGTCACCTTTTCATTTTGCCTCTGATCTGGTCTCCTTTGTGGGCCAGTCCCATCCGGAGATGGGGGTTGCAGTGGCAGCCTACCCGGAGACCCACCCTGAGGCTATCAGCCCCGAGGCGGATCTGGGCTACCTCAAGCTGAAGATGGATCTGGGGGGAGCCTTTGCGGTTACCCAGCTCTTTTTCGACAATCAACTCTACTTTGATTTTGTAAAGCGCGCCCAGGGGCGGGGTATCACCAAGCTGATCATCCCCGGTATCCTGCCGGTGTTGAACCTGAAGATGATCGAGCGGATCAAGCAGCTCTCCGGCGCCTTTATCCCGCCTGACTTCATGGCAGCCCTGGAGGCTGCTGACCAGCGTGGCGGCGCAGCAGAGGTACGCAAAGTGGGGGTAGCCCATGCCCGCAAACAGGCCGAAGAGCTGCTGGCTAGCGGCGTGCAGGGGGTACACCTCTACACCTTTAACAAGGCCGAAGCCATACTTGAACTGACCGAAGGACTCTTGCCATGA
- the metH gene encoding methionine synthase — protein MINNPVLQALSQRILILDGAMGTQLQARNLTAADFGGEAYEGCNEMLVLTRPGVIEDVHKAYLEAGADIVETCSFGSTDIVLAEYGLADKVFELNKAAALVARKACDAYSTPDKPRFVAGSMGPTTRTISVTGGVTFEQLVSAFRDQTIGLLAGGVDLLLLETAQDTLNLKAAAEGIRLAFEQTGQRVPLMVSGTIEPTGTMLAGQNVEALYASLTHLEENLGLISIGLNCATGPEFMTDHLRALSELATCHISVYPNAGLPDENGHYAESPDSLAQKLSRFVDQGWLNIIGGCCGTSPAHIAAIAGMAQGRQPRKPVTTRRRLVSGIEPLFIEEDNRPILVGERTNVIGSRKFKNMIVAGQFEEAAEIARAQVKTGAQVIDICVANPDRDELADMEQMLLYLPKKVRAPIMIDSTDANVTELALQRLQGKCVINSINLEDGEERFAKVAPLLRHYGGAVVVGCIDEDPANGMAVTRQRKLEVARRSYDLLVNKYGLRPEDLIFDPLVFPVGSGDDNYIGSAVETIEGVRLISETFPQCSTILGISNVSFGLPAAGREVLNAVFLYHCVKAGLGYAIVNTEKLERYASIPEEERKLAEDLIFWRGTDPVAAFAAAFRDKKPVSHAPAAELPLDQRLPLYIIEGSKDGLTADLDAALSRGDKPLEIINGPLMAGMAEVGRLFNDNQLIVAEVLQSAEAMKAAVSHLEPHLSKDETSSKGKMLLATVKGDVHDIGKNLVEIILSNNGFEVINLGIKVGPEELIAAAKREKPDFIGLSGLLVKSALQMIVTAADLKAAGIDAPLLVGGAALSRAFADTRITPEYSGPVLYAKDAMAGLELANQLVDPALRQQLMLDLARQQEASAKIAAAKAAGQSTVATGSTHSAISCNAPIPAAPDLEQHILRDIPVGQIIPYLNRQMLYTKHLGLTGSVDKLLAGQDEKATRLHLTVEAMLERVLQEGLIKPQAIYRFYQANGDGNELILFNADGSEATRFSLPRQKSGEQLCVADFVRPLAGNEKDSMALFAVTCGQGVRELSEQWKADGDYLNSHLLQALALEMAEATAEYLHKRIRTSWGIVDDQALTMKQLFNADYQGIRVSFGYPACPELADQRKLFTLLKPEQIGINLTEGDMMDPEASVSALVFHHPEAKYFDVSR, from the coding sequence ATGATCAACAATCCCGTACTGCAGGCCCTTTCCCAGCGTATCCTGATCCTTGACGGCGCCATGGGCACCCAGTTGCAGGCCCGTAACCTGACCGCTGCTGATTTTGGCGGAGAAGCGTATGAAGGCTGTAATGAGATGCTGGTCTTAACCCGTCCTGGTGTGATTGAGGATGTGCATAAGGCCTATCTGGAGGCTGGCGCTGATATTGTGGAGACCTGTTCCTTTGGCTCCACCGATATCGTGCTGGCTGAGTATGGCCTAGCCGACAAGGTCTTTGAATTGAACAAGGCTGCGGCCCTGGTGGCACGCAAGGCCTGCGACGCTTACAGTACCCCTGACAAGCCGCGCTTTGTGGCCGGTTCCATGGGTCCTACCACCCGTACCATCTCGGTCACCGGTGGAGTAACCTTTGAACAATTGGTCAGCGCCTTCAGGGATCAGACCATCGGCCTATTGGCTGGCGGGGTTGATCTGCTGCTGCTGGAGACTGCCCAGGACACCCTCAACCTCAAGGCTGCCGCTGAAGGTATCCGGCTGGCCTTTGAACAGACCGGACAGCGGGTACCGCTGATGGTCTCCGGCACCATTGAACCGACCGGCACCATGCTGGCCGGCCAGAATGTGGAGGCGCTCTACGCCTCCCTGACCCACCTTGAAGAAAATCTGGGACTGATCAGTATCGGCCTAAACTGCGCCACCGGTCCTGAGTTCATGACTGACCACCTGCGGGCCCTGTCCGAGCTGGCCACCTGCCATATCTCGGTCTACCCCAATGCCGGTCTGCCGGATGAGAACGGCCACTATGCCGAATCTCCCGACTCTCTGGCCCAGAAGCTGTCCCGCTTTGTGGACCAGGGCTGGCTGAACATCATTGGCGGCTGCTGCGGCACCTCGCCGGCCCATATTGCTGCCATTGCAGGCATGGCCCAGGGCAGACAGCCCCGTAAACCGGTTACAACCCGCCGCAGGCTGGTATCCGGCATTGAACCGCTGTTTATTGAAGAGGATAACCGGCCGATACTGGTGGGAGAGCGGACCAATGTGATCGGTTCCCGCAAGTTCAAGAACATGATCGTGGCCGGTCAGTTTGAAGAGGCGGCCGAGATTGCCCGGGCCCAGGTCAAGACCGGTGCCCAGGTAATTGATATCTGCGTGGCCAATCCGGACCGTGATGAGCTGGCCGACATGGAGCAGATGCTGCTCTACCTGCCCAAGAAGGTACGGGCGCCGATCATGATCGACTCCACCGATGCAAACGTAACTGAACTGGCACTGCAGCGGTTACAGGGCAAATGCGTGATCAACTCCATCAACCTGGAGGATGGCGAAGAACGCTTTGCCAAGGTAGCGCCGCTGCTCAGGCACTACGGCGGTGCCGTGGTGGTGGGCTGTATTGATGAAGATCCCGCAAACGGCATGGCCGTTACCCGCCAGCGCAAGCTGGAGGTAGCCCGGCGCTCCTATGACCTGTTGGTCAACAAGTACGGTCTGCGGCCTGAAGACCTGATCTTTGATCCCCTGGTCTTTCCGGTGGGCAGTGGTGATGACAACTACATCGGTTCTGCCGTGGAGACCATTGAAGGGGTGCGCTTGATCAGCGAGACCTTCCCCCAGTGCAGCACCATTCTGGGGATCTCCAACGTCTCCTTCGGCCTGCCCGCAGCGGGCCGCGAGGTGCTGAATGCAGTGTTCCTGTACCACTGCGTCAAGGCCGGTCTGGGCTATGCCATTGTCAACACCGAAAAACTGGAGCGCTACGCCTCCATACCTGAAGAAGAACGCAAGCTGGCTGAAGACCTGATCTTCTGGCGCGGGACAGATCCGGTGGCGGCCTTTGCTGCTGCCTTTCGGGACAAGAAACCGGTCTCCCATGCCCCGGCAGCGGAACTGCCGTTGGATCAGCGCTTGCCGCTCTACATCATTGAAGGCAGCAAGGATGGCCTGACCGCTGATCTGGATGCTGCCCTGAGCCGGGGCGACAAACCGCTGGAGATCATCAACGGCCCCCTGATGGCCGGCATGGCTGAGGTGGGCAGGCTGTTCAACGACAACCAGTTGATTGTGGCCGAGGTGCTGCAGTCTGCCGAGGCGATGAAGGCAGCGGTCTCCCACCTGGAACCGCACCTGTCAAAGGATGAGACCTCCAGCAAAGGCAAGATGCTGTTGGCCACGGTCAAGGGTGATGTGCATGACATCGGTAAAAACCTGGTAGAAATCATCCTCTCCAACAACGGCTTTGAGGTGATCAACCTGGGGATCAAGGTCGGACCTGAAGAGTTGATTGCCGCAGCCAAGCGTGAAAAACCTGATTTCATCGGTCTGTCCGGCCTGTTGGTCAAGAGTGCCCTGCAGATGATTGTCACTGCCGCAGACCTGAAGGCAGCCGGCATTGATGCGCCGCTGCTGGTGGGGGGTGCTGCCCTGTCCCGCGCCTTTGCCGACACCCGGATTACACCTGAGTATAGCGGCCCGGTGTTGTATGCCAAGGATGCCATGGCCGGCCTGGAACTGGCTAACCAACTGGTTGATCCTGCACTGCGTCAGCAGTTGATGCTTGACCTGGCCCGCCAACAGGAGGCCAGCGCCAAAATTGCAGCAGCCAAGGCCGCAGGCCAATCAACCGTTGCAACCGGCTCAACACACTCAGCTATCAGCTGCAATGCTCCCATCCCGGCGGCTCCGGACCTTGAACAACATATCCTGCGGGATATCCCGGTTGGCCAGATCATCCCCTACCTGAATCGTCAGATGCTCTATACCAAGCATCTGGGCCTGACCGGGTCGGTGGACAAACTGCTGGCCGGCCAGGATGAAAAGGCGACCAGGCTGCACCTGACGGTAGAGGCGATGCTGGAGCGGGTACTACAGGAAGGTCTGATCAAGCCCCAGGCCATCTACCGTTTCTACCAAGCCAACGGAGATGGCAATGAACTGATCCTGTTCAATGCAGATGGCAGCGAGGCAACCCGCTTCAGCCTGCCCCGCCAGAAGAGCGGCGAACAGCTCTGCGTGGCAGACTTTGTCCGGCCGCTGGCTGGCAACGAGAAGGACAGCATGGCCCTGTTTGCCGTCACCTGCGGTCAGGGGGTACGGGAACTGTCTGAGCAGTGGAAGGCTGATGGGGATTACCTCAACTCCCACCTGCTGCAGGCTCTGGCCCTTGAAATGGCCGAGGCCACCGCAGAATACCTGCACAAGCGGATCCGCACCTCCTGGGGGATCGTGGATGACCAGGCCCTGACCATGAAGCAGCTCTTTAATGCCGACTACCAGGGCATCCGGGTCTCCTTCGGCTATCCGGCCTGCCCGGAACTGGCTGATCAGAGAAAACTGTTTACATTGCTGAAGCCCGAGCAGATCGGCATTAACCTGACGGAAGGGGATATGATGGACCCCGAGGCCTCGGTCTCGGCCTTGGTGTTCCATCACCCGGAAGCCAAATATTTTGATGTCAGCAGGTAG
- the htpG gene encoding molecular chaperone HtpG, producing MSKATKQFQTEVKQLLDLVIHSLYSNRDIFLRELISNASDAIDKARFEAQSNESLLEGNSDWKIKLIPDKDNGTLTIRDNGIGMSMAEVEENIGTIAKSGTKSFVQAMKDAAAAQQPELIGQFGVGFYASFMVADKVVLTTRRAGDAAHATCWESTGDGSYTIEDCSKAERGTEIVLHLKEEFKEYLDEWKIRSIVKKYSDFIQYPVCMDITRTETPKGVDGEEIEGAGTIEKIEEQTLNSMKAIWARPKSEVTEEEYTEFYKHVSHDFEDPFKTIHFAAEGTSEFKALLYLPAKKPFDLFMAERKRGIQLYVKRVFITEKCDALLPDYLRFVRGVVDSSDLPLNVSREILQEDVQIKRIQKSLVNKILSTLAELKEKEYDQYLTFWKEFGPVLKEGLHFDYANKEKLQELMLFQSTRSGEGEYVSLKQYVERMPEAQKEIYYITGEDKASLEQSPLLEAFNAKGFEVLFLTDPVDEWVVQSLHEYQEKKLKAVDRGDVDLDSEEEKKEKEKKQEEAKKEFGSLLELIKNRLESKIKEVRFSNRLTDSACCLVADDFGMNANMERIMKAMNQAVPESKRVLELNPDHPIVKVMGDMYKQSADDARLLDYADLLYDQALLTEGTPIKDPLKFTKLVSELMVKAAQ from the coding sequence ATGTCCAAGGCAACAAAGCAGTTCCAGACCGAAGTTAAGCAGCTACTTGACCTGGTTATCCACTCACTCTACTCCAACCGCGACATCTTCCTGCGGGAGCTGATCTCCAACGCATCCGACGCCATTGACAAGGCCCGTTTTGAGGCCCAGTCCAATGAGTCTCTGCTGGAAGGCAACAGCGACTGGAAGATCAAGCTAATCCCCGATAAGGACAACGGCACCCTGACCATCCGCGACAACGGCATCGGCATGTCCATGGCCGAGGTGGAAGAAAACATCGGCACCATTGCCAAGTCCGGCACCAAATCATTCGTGCAGGCCATGAAGGATGCGGCAGCAGCCCAGCAGCCGGAACTGATCGGCCAGTTCGGGGTTGGCTTCTATGCCTCCTTCATGGTAGCGGACAAAGTTGTTCTCACCACCCGCCGAGCCGGTGATGCAGCCCACGCTACCTGCTGGGAATCAACCGGTGACGGTTCCTATACCATTGAAGACTGCAGCAAGGCAGAGCGCGGCACCGAGATCGTGCTACACCTGAAGGAGGAGTTCAAGGAGTATCTGGACGAGTGGAAGATCCGCTCAATCGTCAAGAAATACTCCGACTTTATCCAGTATCCGGTCTGCATGGATATCACCCGCACCGAGACCCCCAAAGGGGTGGATGGTGAGGAGATCGAAGGGGCCGGTACCATCGAGAAGATTGAGGAACAGACCCTTAACTCCATGAAGGCGATCTGGGCCCGTCCCAAGAGCGAGGTGACCGAAGAGGAATACACAGAGTTCTACAAGCATGTCTCCCATGACTTTGAAGACCCGTTCAAGACCATCCACTTTGCTGCCGAAGGCACCAGCGAGTTCAAAGCGTTGCTCTACCTGCCGGCCAAGAAGCCGTTTGACCTGTTCATGGCCGAGCGCAAGCGCGGCATCCAGTTGTATGTCAAGCGGGTCTTCATCACCGAGAAGTGTGATGCCCTGCTGCCGGATTACCTGCGCTTTGTCCGCGGCGTGGTGGACTCATCTGACCTGCCGCTGAACGTCTCCCGTGAGATCCTGCAGGAGGATGTGCAGATCAAGCGGATTCAGAAGAGCCTGGTCAACAAGATCCTCTCCACCCTGGCCGAGCTGAAGGAAAAGGAATATGACCAGTACCTGACCTTCTGGAAGGAGTTTGGCCCGGTCTTGAAGGAAGGGCTGCACTTTGACTATGCCAACAAGGAAAAGCTGCAGGAGTTGATGCTGTTCCAGAGCACCCGCTCCGGTGAAGGCGAGTATGTCTCCCTCAAGCAGTATGTTGAGCGGATGCCGGAGGCCCAGAAAGAGATCTACTACATCACCGGTGAGGACAAGGCCAGCCTTGAGCAATCTCCGCTCTTGGAGGCGTTCAACGCCAAGGGTTTTGAGGTACTGTTCCTGACTGACCCGGTTGATGAATGGGTGGTACAGTCGCTGCACGAGTACCAGGAGAAGAAACTGAAGGCCGTTGACCGGGGTGATGTGGACCTGGACAGCGAAGAAGAGAAGAAGGAAAAGGAGAAGAAGCAGGAAGAGGCCAAGAAGGAGTTCGGCTCCCTGCTGGAACTGATCAAGAACCGCCTTGAAAGCAAGATCAAGGAAGTACGTTTCTCAAACCGCCTGACCGACAGCGCCTGCTGCCTGGTGGCTGATGACTTTGGCATGAACGCCAACATGGAGCGGATCATGAAGGCCATGAACCAGGCTGTGCCTGAGTCCAAGCGGGTGCTGGAGCTGAACCCAGATCACCCGATTGTGAAGGTAATGGGCGACATGTACAAGCAAAGTGCCGATGATGCCCGCCTGCTGGATTACGCCGACCTGCTCTATGACCAGGCATTGCTGACCGAGGGCACACCGATCAAAGACCCGCTCAAGTTTACCAAGCTGGTCAGTGAACTGATGGTAAAAGCAGCTCAATAA
- a CDS encoding DUF309 domain-containing protein, whose protein sequence is MPTGPESTKTCQDSPSGQLLLGIRQFNAAQWYECHETLELLWIPATGEVRNLYQGIIQLAIALHHWRNGNFSGAVSLLDGGVGYLRKLPQTCLWIDVAELIRQAESVKKQLESLGKSRMAELDQNFIPKIVTVSV, encoded by the coding sequence GTGCCGACCGGTCCGGAGTCGACAAAAACATGCCAGGATAGCCCGTCAGGGCAGTTGTTGCTGGGGATTCGGCAGTTTAATGCTGCCCAGTGGTATGAATGCCATGAAACCCTTGAGCTGCTCTGGATTCCGGCAACGGGCGAGGTGCGTAATCTGTATCAGGGGATTATCCAACTTGCCATAGCCCTGCACCACTGGCGTAATGGTAACTTCAGCGGTGCAGTCAGTTTGCTCGATGGCGGTGTGGGCTATTTACGTAAGCTGCCGCAAACCTGCCTGTGGATCGATGTTGCAGAGCTGATCAGACAGGCTGAGTCGGTGAAAAAGCAGCTTGAGTCTTTGGGTAAGTCGAGAATGGCGGAACTGGATCAAAATTTTATTCCTAAAATTGTGACGGTTTCTGTTTAG
- a CDS encoding 30S ribosomal protein S1, with protein sequence MTEVKRLNVDTDDMDVEHQSNEFAELFSASLKEQERPERDKILEGTVVRVDPDTVLVDVGRKSEGFVPISEFRDAEGNVSVSVGDKVKVVSSRDGGNKFSKKRADQMAAWETIHEAGGEGAVLEGTIIAKTNGGFTVAIGGINAFLPASQVDTRPSGNGDAYIGVAGQFKVISLNQKRGNIVLSRRALLEEERAESRKATLEKLSEGQIMQGVVKNLTEYGAFVDLGGVDGLLHVTDISWGRVGKPADVLKPGQEVNVKILKFDREKGKVSVGIKQTLPDPWQDIANRFPEGTRVSGKVVSLMDYGAFIELESGIEGLVHVSEMSWTKRVRKAADMLNVGDQVDVVVLGVDLQNRKISLGLKQVNDNPWQSIAERYPVGTKLEGQIKNMTDFGMFIGIEEGIDGLVHVSDISWTKRVKHPGDVYSKGDLVQAVVLKVDPQNERVSLGIKQLTPDPWSLVPQKYAPGTRLVGKVASTTDFGVFVEIEEGIEGLIHVSELSREKVPSAKDFANVGDSIEAVVLNADSRERRISLSVKSLAAAAEKAEFESYLGGGQGEATSNLGDLLKSQMDKAR encoded by the coding sequence ATGACTGAAGTGAAACGACTCAACGTAGATACCGATGATATGGACGTTGAGCACCAAAGCAACGAATTTGCAGAACTGTTCAGCGCCAGCCTGAAAGAGCAGGAGCGGCCTGAGCGGGATAAAATACTTGAGGGGACCGTTGTTCGTGTAGATCCTGATACGGTATTGGTGGATGTTGGCCGTAAATCTGAAGGTTTTGTTCCCATCAGTGAATTCAGGGATGCTGAAGGCAATGTATCGGTTTCTGTCGGTGATAAAGTCAAGGTTGTATCCAGCCGTGATGGCGGTAACAAGTTTTCCAAAAAGCGTGCTGATCAGATGGCAGCCTGGGAAACCATCCATGAAGCTGGCGGCGAGGGTGCTGTACTTGAAGGTACCATTATTGCCAAGACCAATGGCGGTTTCACCGTTGCCATCGGCGGTATCAATGCATTTCTGCCTGCTTCGCAGGTTGACACCCGTCCTTCCGGCAATGGCGATGCCTATATCGGTGTAGCCGGCCAGTTCAAGGTGATCAGTCTGAACCAGAAGCGTGGCAACATCGTTCTGTCCCGTCGTGCACTGCTTGAGGAAGAGCGTGCTGAATCCCGCAAGGCAACCCTTGAGAAACTGTCTGAAGGACAGATCATGCAGGGCGTGGTCAAGAACCTGACCGAGTACGGTGCCTTTGTCGATCTGGGCGGCGTAGACGGCCTGCTGCACGTGACTGACATCTCCTGGGGACGGGTTGGCAAGCCTGCTGATGTGCTGAAACCAGGCCAGGAAGTGAACGTCAAGATCCTCAAGTTTGACCGTGAAAAGGGTAAGGTTTCCGTTGGCATCAAGCAGACCCTGCCAGATCCGTGGCAGGATATTGCCAACCGTTTCCCGGAAGGCACCCGTGTATCCGGCAAGGTTGTCAGTCTGATGGATTACGGCGCATTTATTGAGCTTGAATCAGGCATCGAAGGTCTGGTGCACGTATCCGAGATGTCCTGGACCAAGCGGGTTCGTAAGGCCGCTGACATGCTGAACGTTGGCGATCAGGTGGATGTGGTTGTGCTGGGTGTGGACCTGCAGAACCGTAAGATCTCTCTGGGCCTCAAGCAGGTTAACGATAACCCCTGGCAGTCCATTGCTGAGCGCTATCCGGTTGGTACCAAGCTGGAGGGCCAGATCAAGAACATGACCGACTTCGGTATGTTCATCGGTATTGAAGAAGGTATCGACGGTCTGGTACACGTTTCAGATATCTCCTGGACCAAGCGGGTCAAGCATCCTGGCGATGTGTACAGCAAGGGTGATCTGGTTCAGGCCGTTGTACTCAAGGTTGATCCCCAGAATGAGCGTGTCTCCCTGGGCATCAAGCAACTGACTCCGGACCCATGGTCACTGGTACCGCAAAAGTATGCGCCGGGCACCCGTCTGGTTGGCAAGGTCGCCTCTACCACCGACTTCGGTGTGTTTGTTGAGATCGAAGAGGGGATTGAAGGCCTGATCCACGTTTCCGAGCTTTCCCGTGAAAAAGTTCCTTCTGCCAAAGACTTCGCCAATGTTGGTGATTCCATCGAGGCAGTTGTGCTGAACGCTGATTCTCGCGAGCGCCGGATTTCCCTCTCTGTGAAATCACTGGCAGCAGCAGCTGAGAAGGCCGAGTTTGAGTCCTATCTCGGTGGTGGTCAGGGTGAGGCAACCTCAAACCTGGGCGACCTGCTGAAGAGCCAGATGGATAAGGCGCGCTAG
- the ispH gene encoding 4-hydroxy-3-methylbut-2-enyl diphosphate reductase: protein MKVILAKRAGFCFGVKRATQMAFEAAGKDQKTFTLGPIIHSPQVVNKLEEMGVGVVKDLSGVSNGTVIIRSHGVLASEMDEAHQKQLEVVDATCPFVKKAQEHVQYLSEAGYDVLVVGDADHPEVQGIVSYGKEKVYVVASGDQVKQLPKMGKMGVVAQTTQSFDNLKSVVTECLRRGGEVRVYNTICDATAVRQQEATELAQQVDCMIVIGGFNSANTRRLAEICTEIQPRTYHIETAAEIDCSWFQGVDTVGVTAGASTPKWIIDEVMNRLDQVKNSH, encoded by the coding sequence ATGAAGGTAATCCTGGCAAAACGGGCCGGATTCTGCTTCGGTGTCAAGCGAGCCACCCAAATGGCCTTTGAGGCTGCCGGCAAGGATCAGAAGACCTTTACCCTGGGGCCGATTATCCATTCCCCGCAGGTTGTCAACAAGCTGGAAGAAATGGGCGTCGGGGTGGTCAAGGACCTCTCCGGTGTCAGTAACGGTACCGTTATTATCCGTTCCCACGGGGTGCTGGCAAGCGAGATGGACGAGGCGCACCAGAAGCAGCTGGAGGTGGTGGATGCCACCTGTCCTTTCGTGAAAAAGGCACAGGAGCATGTGCAGTATCTGTCCGAGGCAGGCTATGACGTGTTGGTGGTGGGGGATGCAGACCATCCTGAGGTGCAGGGTATTGTTTCCTATGGCAAGGAAAAGGTCTATGTGGTGGCTTCCGGCGACCAGGTCAAGCAGTTGCCCAAGATGGGTAAAATGGGGGTCGTGGCTCAGACCACCCAGTCCTTTGACAACCTGAAGAGCGTGGTGACTGAATGCCTGCGCCGTGGTGGTGAGGTACGGGTTTACAACACCATCTGTGATGCAACGGCAGTGCGGCAACAGGAAGCCACAGAGCTGGCCCAGCAGGTCGACTGTATGATTGTAATCGGCGGCTTCAACAGTGCCAATACCCGCCGCCTGGCTGAAATCTGTACAGAGATTCAGCCCAGGACCTACCATATTGAAACGGCTGCAGAGATAGATTGTTCATGGTTTCAAGGGGTTGACACGGTGGGTGTGACCGCTGGCGCCTCTACCCCGAAATGGATCATTGATGAAGTCATGAATCGTCTTGATCAGGTAAAGAATTCACATTGA
- the cmk gene encoding (d)CMP kinase: protein MRRERGVVIAVDGPSGAGKSTISRALSKRLGYLEIDTGAMYRAMAWLAREAGLNYDDQQAVKSFSDRAEVELQLHNGSTRVLANGQDVTSEIRTPEISMLTSKISALAPVREAMMSLQRKMGAKGGVVLDGRDIGTVVFPDAEIKFFLSASAEERGRRRFLELQAKGVQTTLQETIDNVAQRDQQDSERELAPLRQAEDAIPIDSTGLTIDEVIALMEQVYRERTAGKEAEL, encoded by the coding sequence ATGAGACGTGAGCGTGGTGTTGTCATTGCCGTTGATGGGCCTTCCGGTGCAGGTAAAAGCACTATCAGCAGGGCATTGTCAAAACGGCTGGGGTATCTGGAGATCGATACCGGAGCCATGTACCGGGCAATGGCCTGGCTGGCCCGCGAGGCCGGACTGAATTACGATGATCAACAGGCGGTTAAATCGTTTAGCGATCGTGCCGAAGTTGAGCTACAGCTTCATAACGGATCTACCCGGGTACTGGCAAATGGTCAGGATGTTACCAGTGAGATCCGTACCCCTGAAATTTCGATGCTTACCTCAAAGATATCAGCCCTTGCCCCGGTGCGTGAGGCGATGATGAGTCTGCAACGCAAAATGGGGGCCAAGGGAGGGGTTGTACTTGATGGCCGTGATATCGGTACGGTGGTATTTCCCGATGCTGAAATAAAGTTCTTTCTCTCGGCATCTGCAGAAGAACGGGGGCGTCGCCGGTTTCTGGAATTGCAGGCCAAGGGGGTGCAGACCACCCTGCAGGAAACGATTGATAACGTTGCCCAGCGTGATCAGCAGGATTCGGAACGGGAACTTGCCCCTTTGCGTCAGGCAGAGGACGCCATCCCGATTGACTCCACCGGCCTGACCATTGACGAGGTGATTGCCCTGATGGAGCAGGTCTATCGTGAGCGAACAGCAGGAAAGGAAGCCGAACTATGA